In Podarcis muralis chromosome 14, rPodMur119.hap1.1, whole genome shotgun sequence, one genomic interval encodes:
- the ELL3 gene encoding RNA polymerase II elongation factor ELL3, with product MVVEASQSRWGVERLTCCRAAAAFPNPETGALLPRKAASESPSGKGKGSSPPANEPPWPPMQVREGRDQRAERLLGFLERPQLQAEVGLGEAAGLPHLAGASLTTFTPQTGQLSPPERSYSLKEDRLQPRKEAWTGALQQHQEASEHLRRKEAQQALAKPFPSPPSEKFAPSQGGSPLRARLQPLRAALGPRSRRWQGPHFTGAESSWWGRKMQPAAAVKSRAQTDCSDIIGEVQSSDEEPEAGSHRTPEVEWPEEEEERQADHASTSEENLKYYLKYVPICSVKQYRAYQEDFSADYTTYRHLHARIGSVSRRFAQLGTRLRRMQQGTKEYKVLEDQILQEYRHFKKVRLEQWEPRLASGRGVLSFPLVAELFPSLQVYPNYQEEKRHCEYLHHKLSHIKAQILNFEQNVPPAGQRGCGERR from the exons ATGGTTGTGGAGGCCTCCCAGTCCAGATGGGGTGTAGAGAGGTTGACCTGCTGTAGGGCAGCAGCTGCGTTCCCAAACCCAG AGACTGGCGCCCTCCTCCCAAGGAAAGCAGCCTCAGAGAGCCCCAGTGGGAAAGGCAAAGGAAGCAGTCCCCCAGCCAATGAGCCCCCATGGCCACCAATGCAGGTGCGGGAAGGAAGAGACCAGAGGGCTGAGAGGCTGTTGGGCTTCTTGGAGAGGCCACAACTGCAGGCTgaggtaggtctgggagaggcCGCTGGGCTTCCTCACCTTGCTGGAGCCTCCCTCACCACCTTTACCCCACAGACGGGGCAGCTGAGCCCCCCAGAAAGAAGTTACAGCTTGAAAGAAGACCGTCTGCAACCTAGAAAGGAGGCCTGGACAGGTGCTCTGCAGCAGCACCAGGAAGCATCTGAGCACTTGCGCAG GAAAGAGGCCCAGCAAGCTTTGGCCAAGCCCTTCCCAAGCCCTCCATCTGAAAAGTTTGCCCCTTCTCAAGGTGGTAGTCCTTTAAGAGCG agactACAACCTCTCCGAGCTGCACTTGGGCCAAGATCCAGGAGATGGCAGGGGCCTCACTTTACAGGAGCCGAGAGCAGCTGGTGGGGACGCAAAATGCAGCCTGCAGCGGCAGTGAAGAGCAGGGCCCAGACCGACTGCAGTGACATCATAGGAGAGGTTCAGAGCTCGGATGAAGAACCTGAAGCAGGAAGTCATAGAACACCAGAGGTCGagtggccagaggaggaggaggagaggcaggcag ACCATGCCAGCACCTCAGAGGAAAACCTCAAGTACTACTT GAAATATGTCCCCATTTGCTCAGTAAAGCAGTACCGAGCCTACCAGGAGGACTTCAGTGCAGACTACACCACATACCGCCACCTCCATGCCAGGATTGGGAGTGTGAGCAGAAGGTTTGCCCAGCTGGGCACAAGGCTTAGGCGAATGCAGCAAGGAACCAAGGAGTACAAG GTCCTAGAAGATCAGATTTTGCAAGAATACAGGCACTTCAAAAAGGTGAGGCTGGAGCAGTGGGAACCCAGGCTGGCATCAGGGAGGGGGGTGCTTTCTTTCCCCCTGGTGGCTGAACTGTTTCCTTCTCTGCAGGTGTATCCTAACTACCAAGAAGAAAAGAGGCACTGCGAGTATCTGCACCACAAGCTCTCCCACATCAAGGCTCAAATCCTAAACTTTGAGCAGAATGTCCCTCCGGCTGGGCAGAGGGGCTGTGGCGAGAGGAGATGA
- the LOC114584820 gene encoding zinc transporter ZIP1-like has translation MGSLQVLKLGCLLGLALLPLLCGLLPAVLLSLRGAGGTGFFARWRGVLSCAAGGVFLSACLLDIVPDSLADLREDLSQQIPPLDFPMPELVLALGFLLVLVLEHIILACSEQQGDEASLPLLPCPSPPHGEEGSLAEQQQQPRLEAGTPHCHTGDTKAPSSFRSLVLTLSLSFHSVFEGLAVGLQDTESKVLQLAVAILLHKTIIAASLALLLLQSRLPLRWLAASIITFALMSPLGVGLGMAVMQSPDASGSPTMTRSVLEGVAAGTFMYITFLEILPQELNDPARRLLKVLAVLLGFSGMAGLRFLG, from the exons ATGGGCTCGCTGCAGGTTCTGAAGCTGGGCTGCCTGCTGGGGCTGGCGCTGCTGCCGCTTCTCTGCGGCCTCCTGCCTGCCGTCCTTCTCAGCCTCCGGGGGGCTGGCGGGACCG GCTTCTTTGCGCGCTGGCGGGGCGTCCTGAGCTGCGCAGCCGGTGGCGTCTTCCTGTCCGCTTGCCTGCTGGACATCGTGCCGGACTCGCTGGCCGACCTGCGCGAGGACCTGAGCCAACAGATTCCCCCG CTGGACTTCCCGATGCCCGAACTGGTCCTGGCGCTGGGCTTCCTGCTGGTCCTGGTCCTAGAGCACATCATCCTGGCCTGCAGCGAGCAGCAGGGGGATGAGGCCTCCCTGCCCCTCTtgccttgcccctctcccccACACGGCGAAGAGGGCAGCCtggctgagcagcagcagcagccgcgcttGGAGGCGGGGACCCCCCACTGCCACACGGGGGACACCAAAGCACCCTCGTCCTTCCGCTCCCTGGTGCtgaccctctctctctccttccactcAGTGTTTGAGGGCCTGGCGGTGGGCCTGCAAGACACAGAATCAAAGGTCCTCCAGCTGGCTGTGGCCATTCTCCTCCACAAGACCATCATCgctgccagcttggccctgctgctgctccagagccGCCTCCCCCTGCGCTGGCTGGCAGCCTCCATCATCACCTTCGCGCTGATGTCCCCTCTGGGTGTGGGGCTGGGCATGGCTGTGATGCAGAGTCCTGATGCAAGCGGCAGTCCCACCATGACCCGGAGTGTGCTGGAAGGCGTGGCTGCCGGGACCTTCATGTACATCACCTTCCTGGAAATCTTGCCTCAGGAGCTGAACGATCCTGCCAGGCGCCTGCTCAAAGTCCTTGCTGTGCTGCTGGGTTTCTCAGGGATGGCTGGCCTGCGCTTCTTGGGCTGA
- the PDIA3 gene encoding protein disulfide-isomerase A3, giving the protein MEALLLALLLALVPLPGRASDVLELSDEDFDSGLADRSVALVEFYAPWCGHCKRLAPEYESAATRLKGIVPLVKVDCTANSNTCNKYGVSGYPTLKIFRNGEESGTYDGPRTADGIVSHLKKQAGPASVALRSDTFEKFISEKDPAVVGFFKELFGDAHSEYMKAASNLRDHYRFGHTSDEDLVKKYEPDGEGIILFRPPHLENKFEDNIVRYTEDKITTGKIKKFLQENIFGICPHMTEDNKELIQGKDLLVAYYDVDYEKNPKGSNYWRNRVMKVARSFLDAGHKLNFAVASRKTFGHELSEFGLDGSTTDVPLVAIRTAKGEKFVMQEEFSRDGKALERFLQDYFDGNLKKYLKSEPIPENNDGPVKVVVAENFDEIVNAEGKDVLVEFYAPWCGHCKNLEPKYKELGEKLSKDPNIIIAKMDATANDVPSPYEVRGFPTIYFSPAGSKQSPKKYEGGREVNDFVSYLKREATYPPILQEDEKPKKKKKAPKEDL; this is encoded by the exons ATGGAGGCGCTTCTCCTCGCCCTGCTCCTCGCCCTTGTGCCGCTGCCGGGACGCGCCTCTGACGTGCTCGAGCTCAGCGATGAGGACTTCGACAGCGGCCTGGCCGACCGCAGCGTCGCACTCGTCGAGTTCTACGCCCCATG GTGTGGACACTGTAAACGCCTTGCTCCTGAGTATGAATCTGCTGCCACCAGGCTAAAGGGAATAGTGCCACTTGTGAAG GTTGACTGTACAGCAAACTCAAACACCTGCAACAAGTATGGAGTGAGTGGCTATCCAACTCTCAAGATCTTCAGGAACGGGGAGGAGTCTGGTACCTATGATGGTCCAAGAACAGCTG ATGGAATTGTGAGCCACCTGAAGAAACAGGCTGGGCCAGCCTCAGTTGCTCTCCGCTCTGATACTTTTGAGAAATTCATCAGTGAAAAGGATCCTGCTGTGGTGG GTTTCTTCAAGGAGTTGTTTGGTGATGCACATTCAGAGTACATGAAAGCAGCGAGCAACTTGCGAGACCATTACCGCTTTGGGCACACGAGTGATGAGGATCTAGTTAAGAAATATGAGCCAGATGGCGA AGGCATTATCCTGTTCCGTCCCCCACACCTGGAAAACAAGTTTGAGGACAACATTGTGCGATACACAGAGGACAAGATCACAACTGGCAAGATCAAGAAGTTCCTTCAGGAGAACAT CTTTGGCATCTGCCCACACATGACGGAAGACAACAAAGAGCTGATCCAAGGCAAGGACCTGCTGGTGGCTTATTATGACGTAGATTACGAAAAGAATCCCAAGGGGTCCAACTACTGGCGCAACAG AGTGATGAAGGTAGCCCGGAGTTTCCTGGATGCTGGACACAAACTCAATTTTGCTGTTGCTAGTCGGAAGACCTTCGGTCATGAGCTCTCAGAGTTTGGATTGGATGGCTCTACCACCGATGTTCCTCTTGTTGCCATCAGGACAGCTAAGGGAGAGAAATTTGTCATGCAGGAGGAGTTCTC CCGTGATGGGAAGGCCCTGGAGAGATTCCTCCAGGATTATTTTGATGGAAACCTGAAGAAATACCTGAAATCTGAGCCCATCCCAGAGAACAATGATGGGCCTGTGAAG gtggTTGTGGCTGAGAACTTTGATGAAATCGTGAATGCTGAGGGCAAGGATGTGCTTGTGGAGTTCTATGCACCTTGGTGTGGCCACTGCAAGAACCTGGAACCCAAATACAAGGAGCTTGGAGAGAAG CTCAGCAAAGATCCCAACATTATTATAGCCAAGATGGATGCTACAGCCAATGATGTGCCTTCTCCCTACGAAGTGCGAGG CTTCCCCACAATTTATTTTTCGCCTGCGGGGAGCAAGCAAAGTCCAAAGAAATATGAG GGGGGGCGTGAGGTGAATGACTTTGTCAGCTACCTGAAGCGGGAGGCCACTTACCCACCCATTCTACAGGAGGATGAAaaacccaagaagaagaagaaggcaccCAAGGAGGATCTgtga
- the LOC114584627 gene encoding peptidyl-prolyl cis-trans isomerase FKBP8-like, with product MFLVKMFQGEEEEEGEGAGASLGPVLLEGGSPHLGRRVHFLLPHTIIQEPPPQLQERAFYQRLERLLGGERGGFAALFAADGWEDLREDKSLRKRLVKSSPEGGNWPQLGQEVTVKMLGILEDHSLVEKDQKLTFVLGQGEAIQALDLGVLSMQLGEIALFLAGPACAYGHLGREPDIPKDATLLYEVTLLHVQDSPDLSLLPTMERLSLGNQKREWGNFHFERGDYQQALHSYQQALHVLSLPGTDYLSQEEEEELHDHRVKCLNNCAAAQLKLKLLDEALASCNEVIQLDPENIKALYRKGKLLSERGEDQAATAVLKRALQLEPTTKAIHAELSKLARRRRGQLECPGPGGATPEDMATPTIAHSAQTDAPAPQPS from the exons ATGTTCCTGGTCAAGATGTTTcagggcgaggaggaggaggaaggtgaaggGGCGGGCGCCAGCCTCGGGccggtgctgctggagggagGCAGCCCCCACCTTGGACGGAGGGTCCATTTCCTGCTGCCCCACACTATCATCCAGGAGCCCCCGCCCCAGCTTCAGGAGCGAGCCTTTTACCAGCGGCTGGAGCGCTtgctgggaggagaaagaggcggcTTTGCAGCGCTCTTTGCGGCTGACGGCTGGGAGGACCTCCGAG AGGACAAGTCCCTACGGAAGCGGCTGGTGAAGAGCAGTCCAGAGGGAGGCAACTGGCCACAACTGGGCCAAGAGGTTACTGTGAAGATGCTGGGAatcctggaggaccacagcctggtggaaaaggaccaAAAGCTCACCTTTGTCCTTGGCCAGGGGGAGGCAATACAG GCTTTGGACCTTGGCGTCCTCTCCATGCAGCTTGGTGAAATAGCCCTTTTCCTCGCTGGCCCTGCTTGTGCCTACGGTCACTTGGGCAG agaGCCAGATATTCCCAAAGATGCCACGTTGCTGTACGAGGTGACTCTGCTGCACGTGCAGGACAGCCCGGACCTGTCGCTGTTGCCCACCATGGAGCGCCTCAGCCTGGGCAACCAGAAGCGGGAGTGGGGCAACTTCCACTTTGAGCGGGGGGACTACCAGCAGGCCCTGCACTCCTATCAGCAGGCTTTGCATGTCCTCTCCCTGCCGGGGACAG ACTACCTgagccaggaggaggaagaggagctgcatgACCATCGGGTCAAATGCCTCAACAACTGTGCAGCCGCCCAGCTGAAGCTGAAACTTTTGGATGAGGCCCTGGCATCCTGCAATGAAGTTATACAGCTTGACCCAGAGAACATCAAGGCACTTTACAGGAAAGGGAAG CTGTTGTCAGAGCGGGGAGAGGACCAGGCAGCCACCGCCGTTCTGAAGAGGGCCCTGCAGCTGGAGCCAACTACCAAG GCCATCCATGCTGAGCTCTCCAAACTAGCAAGGCGGCGGAGGGGGCAGCTGGAATGCCCTGGCCCAGGAGGGGCCACTCCGGAAGACATGGCAACACCCACCATTGCTCACAGTGCTCAG ACAGATGCTCCTGCTCCCCAGCCAAGCTGA